The Kosakonia sacchari SP1 genome includes a window with the following:
- the betB gene encoding betaine-aldehyde dehydrogenase has product MSRFAEQQLYIHGQYVPAAAGNTFQTINPANGEVLAEVHEAGQADVDRAVASAQKGQKIWAAMTAMERSRILRRAVDILRERNDELAALETLDTGKPLSETQDVDIVTGADVLEYYAGLIPSLEGQQIPLRETSFVYTRREPLGVVAGIGAWNYPIQIALWKSAPALAAGNAMIFKPSEVTPLTALKLAEIYSEAGVPDGVFNVLNGSGAVTGQLLTEHPGIDKVSFTGGVASGKKVMANAAGSTLKEVTMELGGKSPLIIFDDADLDLAADIAMMANFYSSGQVCTNGTRVFIPKALQTAFEAKIVERVARINAGDVNDLNTNFGPLVSFAHRDNVMRYIETGINEGARLLCGGKRLTGGEFDHGAWVEPTVFTDCRDEMTIVREEIFGPVMSILTYESEEEAVRRANATDYGLAAGIVTQDLNRAHRVIHQIEAGICWINTWGESAAEMPVGGYKHSGIGRENGLMTLQNYTQVKSVQLELSRFQSVF; this is encoded by the coding sequence ATGTCCCGATTCGCAGAACAGCAGCTCTATATCCATGGTCAATACGTCCCGGCTGCGGCGGGTAACACATTCCAGACCATCAACCCGGCGAACGGCGAGGTGCTGGCCGAAGTGCACGAAGCCGGGCAGGCCGATGTCGATCGCGCCGTTGCCAGTGCGCAAAAAGGGCAGAAAATCTGGGCGGCGATGACCGCCATGGAGCGCTCGCGTATCCTGCGCCGCGCCGTCGATATCCTGCGCGAGCGCAATGATGAGTTGGCAGCACTGGAAACGCTGGATACCGGCAAACCGCTGAGCGAAACCCAGGACGTCGATATCGTCACCGGCGCGGATGTGCTGGAGTATTACGCGGGGCTTATCCCCTCGCTTGAAGGCCAGCAAATTCCGCTGCGCGAAACCTCATTTGTCTACACCCGCCGCGAACCGCTTGGCGTGGTGGCCGGGATTGGCGCGTGGAACTACCCAATTCAGATTGCGTTGTGGAAATCTGCGCCTGCGCTGGCGGCCGGAAACGCCATGATCTTCAAACCGAGCGAAGTCACGCCGCTCACCGCGCTGAAACTGGCGGAGATTTACAGCGAAGCTGGCGTGCCGGACGGCGTATTTAACGTGCTGAACGGCAGCGGCGCGGTCACCGGCCAGTTGCTGACTGAGCATCCGGGCATCGACAAAGTCTCTTTCACCGGCGGCGTTGCCAGCGGTAAGAAAGTGATGGCGAATGCGGCTGGCTCGACGCTGAAAGAAGTGACCATGGAGCTAGGCGGGAAATCGCCGCTGATTATCTTTGACGACGCCGATCTCGATCTCGCCGCCGATATCGCCATGATGGCGAACTTCTATAGCTCCGGCCAGGTGTGTACCAACGGCACGCGCGTGTTTATTCCGAAGGCCTTGCAGACCGCGTTCGAAGCGAAAATTGTTGAACGCGTGGCGCGCATTAACGCCGGTGATGTCAACGATCTGAACACCAATTTCGGGCCGCTGGTCAGCTTCGCGCACCGCGACAACGTGATGCGTTATATCGAAACCGGCATCAACGAAGGCGCACGCTTGCTGTGCGGCGGTAAACGTCTGACCGGCGGTGAGTTTGACCACGGTGCGTGGGTAGAACCCACGGTATTCACCGATTGCCGCGATGAGATGACCATCGTGCGCGAAGAGATCTTCGGCCCGGTGATGTCGATTCTCACCTATGAAAGTGAAGAAGAAGCGGTGCGCCGCGCCAACGCCACCGATTACGGCCTGGCGGCGGGTATTGTGACGCAGGATCTTAACCGCGCGCACCGTGTCATTCACCAGATTGAAGCGGGTATCTGCTGGATCAACACCTGGGGCGAATCCGCCGCTGAAATGCCGGTGGGCGGCTACAAGCACTCTGGCATCGGGCGAGAAAACGGCCTGATGACGCTGCAAAACTACACGCAGGTCAAATCTGTCCAGCTTGAGCTGAGCCGTTTTCAGTCCGTATTTTGA